From one Chlamydiifrater phoenicopteri genomic stretch:
- the rpsH gene encoding 30S ribosomal protein S8, whose product MGTTSDPIADLLTRIRNALAAEHTFIDVSHSKIKESITSILKKRGFIAQYLIKEESRKKTMRIFLKYGDDRRPVIRGLKRVSKPSLRVYVPSSKIPYVFGNMGISVLSTSKGVMEGSLARASNIGGELLCLVW is encoded by the coding sequence ATGGGAACTACCAGTGATCCTATAGCAGATTTGCTCACGAGAATTAGAAATGCTTTGGCCGCTGAGCATACTTTTATAGATGTGTCTCATAGTAAGATTAAGGAATCCATAACATCGATTTTGAAAAAGCGCGGCTTCATTGCTCAATATCTAATTAAGGAAGAGAGTAGGAAGAAAACGATGCGAATTTTCCTTAAGTATGGGGATGACAGAAGGCCCGTTATTAGGGGGTTGAAAAGGGTTTCAAAGCCTTCGTTAAGGGTTTATGTTCCTTCTTCAAAAATTCCTTATGTGTTTGGAAATATGGGTATTTCTGTTCTTTCTACTTCTAAGGGAGTAATGGAGGGTTCGTTGGCGAGAGCCAGCAATATAGGCGGCGAGTTGCTTTGTCTTGTTTGGTAA